One part of the Sciurus carolinensis chromosome 6, mSciCar1.2, whole genome shotgun sequence genome encodes these proteins:
- the Gapt gene encoding protein GAPT isoform X2 has translation MLKSCGHTSVAVPLGISLLVLLVVGGIGCFWYWKHRNTTRFTLPRFLQRRNSRKKDFAKTLCLSPHIIGSRPKISVETQSHRSSVRGTRMQANYENVEMGPPKANKETNKVLYENTQQTNFREHVYGNETFCDYYNFQKPAASGAQDEDIYILPDSN, from the coding sequence ATGTTGAAAAGCTGTGGACACACTTCAGTGGCCGTTCCTCTGGGCATTTCCCTTCTAGTTCTCTTGGTGGTCGGTGGGATTGGGTGCTTTTGGTACTGGAAACACCGTAACACCACCAGATTTACTTTACCGAGGTTTTTGCAGAGGagaaacagcaggaaaaaagACTTTGCAAAAACACTCTGCTTGAGTCCCCACATTATTGGCTCAAGGCCTAAAATCTCAGTTGAAACCCAAAGCCACAGATCTTCTGTCAGGGGAACTAGGATGCAGGCCAACTATGAAAATGTGGAAATGGGGCCTCCCAAGGCTAACAAAGAAACTAACAAGGTACTCTATGAAAACACTCAACAGACCAATTTCAGAGAGCACGTGTATGGAAATGAGACTTTCTGTGACTATTATAACTTCCAGAAACCTGCTGCCTCTGGAGCTCAAGATGAAGATATCTACATTCTTCCTGACtctaattaa